The region CATCGCCATGGACTCGAGCGAGGGGCTCGTGCGTGGCATGGACGTGAAGGACACCGGCGACGGCATCAAGGTCCCGGTCGGCGAGGCGGTGCTGGGGCGGATCATGAACGTCGTCGGGAAGCCGGTCGACGAGCGCGGCCCGATCAAGGCCACCAAGAGCTACCCGATCCACCGCGAGGCGCCGGCGTTCACGGACCAGGAAACGCAGGTCCAGATGTTCGAGACCGGCATGAAGGTCGTCGATCTGCTGGCTCCCTACCAGCGCGGCGGCAAGATCGGCCTGTTCGGCGGCGCCGGCGTCGGCAAGACCGTCATCATCCTCGAGCTCATCAACAACGTGGCGAAGCAGCACGGCGGCGTGTCGGTGTTCGCCGGCGTCGGCGAGCGCACGCGCGAGGGCAACGACCTCTACCTCGAGATGCAGGAGTCGAAGCTCCAGGACGGCAACCCCGTCATCTCGAAGGCCGCGCTCGTCTTCGGCCAGATGAACGAGCCACCCGGGGCCCGTGCACGCGTCGGCCTCACCGGTCTCACGGTCGCCGAGTACTTCCGCGACGACGAGGGCAAGGACGTCCTGCTCTTCATCGACAACATCTTCCGCTTCGTGCAGGCGAACTCCGAAGTGTCCGCCCTCCTCGGCCGCATGCCGTCGGCCGTCGGCTACCAGCCGACGCTGGCCACCGACCTCGGCGAGCTCGAGGAACGCATCACCACGACGAAGAAGGGCTCGATCACGTCGATCCAGGCCATCTACGTACCGGCCGACGACTACACCGACCCCGCGCCGGCAACGACGTTCGCGCACCTGGACGCCACCACGAACCTGTCGCGTCAGATCGCCGAGCGCGGCATCTACCCCGCCGTCGACCCGCTGGAATCGACGTCGCGCGTGCTCGACCCCGCCATCGTCGGCGAGGAGCACTACCGCGTCGCCCGCCAGGTGCAGGCGATCCTGCAGCGCTACAAGGAGCTGCAGGACATCATCGCGATCCTCGGCATGGACGAGCTCTCCGAAGAGGACAAGCTGTCGGTCGCCCGCGCGCGGAAGATCGAGCGCTTCCTCTCGCAGCCGTTCCACGTCGCCGAACAGTTCACGGGCTTCGCGGGACGCTACGTGCCGCTCTCCGAAACCATCCGCGGCTTCCGCGAGATCGTCGAAGGGAAGCACGACGACCTGCCGGAGCAGGCGTTCTACATGGTCGGCACGATCGACGAAGCCGTCGAAAAGGCGCGCAAGCTGGCAGCCTGAGATGGCGACCCGACTGCGCCTGCGCGTCTACAGCCCCGAGCGCCAGCTCGTGGACGCCGACGTCTCCGAGGTGACGGCTCCCGGAGCGTTCGGCGAGATCGGCGTCCTGCCCGATCACGCGGCGCTCGTGACCGCGCTCGAGCCCGGAACGCTCTCGTACAAGGACGGCG is a window of Candidatus Eisenbacteria bacterium DNA encoding:
- the atpC gene encoding ATP synthase F1 subunit epsilon, which gives rise to MATRLRLRVYSPERQLVDADVSEVTAPGAFGEIGVLPDHAALVTALEPGTLSYKDGATTTRLTIGGGFAEVRDNVMTVLADSAQVEA
- the atpD gene encoding F0F1 ATP synthase subunit beta, with product MANIGRITQVIGPAVDVQFTDGNLPPIFNALTVSNPAISDEADNLVLEVAQHLGENTVRTIAMDSSEGLVRGMDVKDTGDGIKVPVGEAVLGRIMNVVGKPVDERGPIKATKSYPIHREAPAFTDQETQVQMFETGMKVVDLLAPYQRGGKIGLFGGAGVGKTVIILELINNVAKQHGGVSVFAGVGERTREGNDLYLEMQESKLQDGNPVISKAALVFGQMNEPPGARARVGLTGLTVAEYFRDDEGKDVLLFIDNIFRFVQANSEVSALLGRMPSAVGYQPTLATDLGELEERITTTKKGSITSIQAIYVPADDYTDPAPATTFAHLDATTNLSRQIAERGIYPAVDPLESTSRVLDPAIVGEEHYRVARQVQAILQRYKELQDIIAILGMDELSEEDKLSVARARKIERFLSQPFHVAEQFTGFAGRYVPLSETIRGFREIVEGKHDDLPEQAFYMVGTIDEAVEKARKLAA